The Rhizobium indicum genome has a segment encoding these proteins:
- a CDS encoding glutathionylspermidine synthase family protein, whose translation MKRITLPARPDWLDKARAVGFGFHEMYGEPYWLDDAAYTFTLDEIEMQIEGPSQELHDMCMDLVGDIVGSEEALDRLAIPEDLRDVVQRSWQRRDRHLYGRFDLAYDGTGPVKLLEYNADTPTSVFETAYFQFNWLTDQVALGSLPKDADQYNSLQESLVEAFEQFSKEPIFHFAAMTDNEEDRGTTVYLMDCAVQAGHRVELLDIREIGIDAQGRYTDLQDRVIDRCFKLYPWEFMLREPFARDLVRSGDVFVEPAWKAVLSNKGLLPLLWQRHPNHPNLLASYFADDPAASSLSDYVRKPLLSREGENVTIFRDGRELISAPGDYGDEGFIVQAYAPLFESDGGFAVLGSWIVGDRACGLAVREDRSRITANLSRFVPHVIVG comes from the coding sequence ATGAAGCGCATCACCCTTCCGGCGCGTCCTGATTGGCTTGACAAGGCGCGCGCCGTTGGCTTCGGATTTCACGAAATGTATGGCGAGCCCTATTGGCTCGATGATGCCGCCTATACATTCACGCTCGATGAGATCGAGATGCAGATCGAAGGGCCAAGCCAGGAACTGCACGACATGTGCATGGATTTGGTCGGCGATATCGTCGGAAGCGAAGAGGCGCTCGACAGGCTGGCCATTCCGGAGGATCTGCGCGATGTGGTGCAGCGCTCCTGGCAGCGCCGCGACCGCCACCTCTACGGCCGGTTCGATCTCGCTTACGACGGCACTGGCCCGGTCAAGTTGCTCGAATATAACGCCGATACTCCCACTTCGGTGTTCGAGACAGCCTATTTCCAGTTCAACTGGCTGACCGACCAGGTGGCTTTGGGTAGCCTGCCCAAGGACGCGGACCAGTATAATTCCTTGCAGGAAAGCCTCGTCGAGGCGTTCGAGCAATTTTCCAAAGAGCCGATCTTCCACTTCGCGGCGATGACCGACAATGAGGAGGATCGCGGCACGACGGTCTATCTGATGGACTGCGCAGTGCAGGCCGGCCATCGCGTCGAGCTTCTGGACATCCGCGAGATCGGCATCGATGCGCAGGGCCGTTACACCGACCTCCAGGATCGGGTAATCGACCGCTGCTTCAAGCTGTACCCATGGGAATTCATGCTGCGCGAGCCCTTCGCCCGCGATCTCGTGCGCTCGGGCGATGTTTTCGTCGAGCCCGCCTGGAAGGCCGTGCTCTCCAACAAAGGGCTTTTGCCTCTGCTCTGGCAGCGCCACCCCAATCATCCCAACCTGCTGGCTAGCTATTTCGCAGACGACCCGGCGGCCTCGAGTTTGAGCGACTATGTGCGCAAGCCACTGCTGTCGCGAGAAGGCGAGAACGTCACGATATTCCGAGATGGCCGGGAATTGATTTCTGCCCCCGGCGATTATGGCGACGAAGGCTTTATCGTCCAGGCCTATGCCCCGCTTTTCGAAAGCGATGGCGGCTTCGCCGTGCTCGGCAGCTGGATCGTCGGTGATCGCGCCTGCGGTCTTGCCGTCCGCGAGGATCGCTCGCGCATAACCGCCAACCTATCGCGTTTCGTGCCGCACGTCATAGTCGGATAA
- a CDS encoding DUF1190 domain-containing protein — protein sequence MRRRKSGHKRPFLALGTIAASTLALSGCGDQTPSETMFTSVDQCVTSGMDRQVCQAGYQDAMRAHLAAAPRFNGMAACEAEYGSGQCTEQSASAVPNNTGGGGSFFVPFLTGYMLSSALNNIGDYYNYRRRQEESGSYYGSTPIYRNRSGQTVTTTVRSGGGNDTSIAPSRQTVKPVNVNTRTVARQGFGGRSSFSFGG from the coding sequence ATGCGCAGACGTAAGAGCGGGCACAAACGACCTTTCCTGGCCCTCGGCACTATCGCTGCCTCGACCCTGGCGCTGTCCGGTTGCGGCGATCAGACTCCTTCCGAGACAATGTTCACCTCCGTCGACCAATGCGTGACTTCCGGCATGGACCGGCAGGTCTGCCAGGCCGGCTATCAGGATGCCATGCGGGCCCATCTTGCCGCCGCGCCGCGTTTCAACGGCATGGCCGCCTGCGAGGCCGAATACGGCTCGGGCCAGTGCACGGAACAGTCGGCCAGTGCCGTCCCCAACAATACCGGCGGAGGCGGCAGCTTCTTCGTGCCGTTCCTGACAGGCTACATGCTGTCTTCGGCACTGAACAACATCGGCGACTATTACAATTATCGCCGGCGCCAGGAGGAGAGTGGCTCCTATTACGGCTCGACGCCGATTTATCGCAATCGCTCGGGACAAACGGTGACAACGACTGTTCGCTCGGGCGGCGGCAACGACACCTCGATCGCGCCCTCACGCCAGACTGTCAAGCCGGTCAACGTCAACACCCGCACCGTCGCCCGTCAGGGCTTCGGGGGTCGTTCGTCGTTCAGTTTCGGCGGCTGA